A single region of the Hyphomonas adhaerens MHS-3 genome encodes:
- a CDS encoding HpcH/HpaI aldolase/citrate lyase family protein — translation MSKRKRTMRLRRSQLAVPGVSEKMLTKAAASQADHVFCDLEDAVAPSAKVGARQTIVEALNGLDWGDTVRCVRVNDVTTEWCHEDIITIVEGARENVDTIMLTKPMTISDVRFADTLLSQLEKKLGLKKCIGLECLIEEVEAMQNVWDIAHCCERLECLIFGMGDYAASQGMAIKHIGGTGGYPGDIFHYPRYQLTIACRAAGIDAVDGPFANFKDTDAYREECKRALTLGMVGKWAIHPAQIEPALEVFSPMRDDVDFAREIIDVYRRAEAEGIGSIGHKGVMVDAASARLFQNTVDRADLIGM, via the coding sequence ATGAGCAAGCGAAAACGGACCATGCGCCTACGCCGCAGCCAGCTCGCCGTCCCGGGCGTAAGTGAAAAGATGCTGACAAAAGCCGCAGCATCCCAAGCAGATCATGTATTCTGCGATCTTGAAGATGCTGTCGCTCCTTCCGCAAAGGTTGGTGCACGGCAAACCATTGTAGAGGCACTCAACGGCCTCGACTGGGGGGATACGGTCCGGTGCGTTCGCGTCAATGACGTCACCACCGAATGGTGCCATGAGGATATCATCACCATCGTGGAAGGCGCGCGAGAAAACGTCGACACGATCATGTTGACTAAGCCGATGACCATTTCCGACGTCCGGTTTGCTGACACGCTGCTGTCCCAACTGGAAAAGAAACTCGGACTGAAAAAGTGTATCGGCCTAGAATGCCTGATTGAAGAAGTTGAGGCGATGCAGAATGTCTGGGATATCGCCCATTGTTGCGAACGCCTTGAATGCCTTATCTTTGGAATGGGCGACTATGCCGCGAGCCAAGGCATGGCGATCAAGCATATTGGCGGAACGGGTGGCTATCCCGGCGATATTTTCCACTACCCTCGTTACCAACTCACTATCGCTTGCCGTGCGGCAGGTATCGACGCAGTCGATGGTCCGTTTGCAAACTTCAAGGATACCGATGCTTATCGCGAAGAATGCAAACGTGCCCTCACCCTCGGAATGGTCGGTAAGTGGGCCATTCATCCTGCACAAATCGAACCAGCACTGGAGGTCTTCTCACCGATGCGGGATGACGTTGATTTCGCGCGCGAAATCATTGACGTGTACCGCAGGGCGGAAGCGGAAGGCATTGGCTCGATAGGCCACAAAGGCGTCATGGTAGATGCCGCCTCCGCCCGCCTTTTTCAGAACACTGTTGATCGTGCCGATCTGATCGGGATGTAG
- a CDS encoding CaiB/BaiF CoA transferase family protein, which translates to MSFGALSDIRIIDLTQMLAGPYGTMMLADHGAEVIKVEPPTGDMTRPNGPWHDDDMLRTHGGYFQSVNRNKKSIVLDLKSVEGRTVLLELIRDADAITENFRVGVMDKLGLSYEVLREENPKLVYGALRGFGDPRTGRSPYAEWPAFDVIAQAMGGIMGITGPDPDHPTKVGPGIGDIVPGMMLAFGVLSAIHHARRTGTGQFVDVAMLDAVLAVCERGVYQYDITDRIPVPIGNGHPFMCPFGMYPAKDGHVTIAAPHQRFFELLCDLIDAPDVKADERFASPEQRSRHRDVLERLLCDVTSHFTKAELSERLGGRIPFGPVLQMDEIAENRHFAARQMIVPVEQPGSTQMTHVSGIPVKLSETPGGIHHRGPYLGEHTEEVLRQSGITDSEIEKIKAALPA; encoded by the coding sequence ATGAGTTTTGGGGCGCTGTCTGACATCAGGATCATCGACCTGACACAAATGCTCGCCGGGCCATATGGCACGATGATGCTGGCGGATCATGGCGCCGAAGTGATCAAGGTTGAGCCCCCCACCGGTGACATGACGCGTCCGAACGGTCCATGGCACGACGACGACATGCTGCGGACCCATGGTGGTTATTTCCAGAGCGTGAACCGGAATAAGAAGTCGATCGTCCTGGATCTGAAATCCGTCGAAGGCCGGACAGTACTACTCGAGTTGATCAGGGACGCCGACGCCATCACTGAGAATTTTCGGGTCGGTGTCATGGACAAACTCGGCCTGTCCTACGAAGTCCTTCGTGAAGAGAACCCCAAGCTTGTTTACGGCGCCCTGCGTGGCTTCGGTGATCCGCGCACAGGCAGGTCACCCTATGCCGAATGGCCAGCCTTCGACGTCATCGCGCAGGCGATGGGTGGGATCATGGGAATAACAGGCCCTGATCCCGATCATCCGACAAAAGTCGGCCCAGGCATCGGCGACATCGTTCCGGGCATGATGCTTGCCTTCGGTGTCCTCAGTGCAATTCACCATGCCCGCCGAACCGGTACTGGACAATTCGTGGATGTTGCAATGCTGGATGCGGTCCTGGCGGTGTGCGAGCGGGGCGTCTACCAGTATGATATCACTGACCGCATTCCCGTACCGATCGGTAACGGGCATCCTTTCATGTGTCCTTTTGGAATGTATCCGGCGAAGGACGGACACGTCACCATCGCGGCTCCGCATCAACGCTTCTTCGAATTACTTTGTGATCTCATAGACGCACCGGACGTCAAGGCAGACGAACGTTTCGCCTCTCCGGAGCAACGTAGTCGGCACCGGGACGTTCTGGAACGCCTTCTCTGTGATGTCACATCCCATTTCACCAAAGCCGAACTTTCTGAACGGCTGGGCGGAAGAATTCCGTTCGGCCCCGTTCTCCAAATGGACGAGATCGCCGAAAATCGGCATTTCGCGGCTCGCCAGATGATCGTGCCGGTCGAACAGCCCGGCTCCACCCAGATGACCCATGTTTCTGGCATTCCCGTGAAGCTCAGTGAAACTCCGGGAGGAATTCATCATCGTGGCCCGTATCTCGGCGAGCACACCGAGGAGGTTCTGCGCCAAAGCGGGATTACAGATTCAGAAATTGAAAAAATAAAGGCGGCTTTGCCAGCCTGA